A section of the Methanoregula sp. genome encodes:
- a CDS encoding transketolase C-terminal domain-containing protein yields MKKIATGNKAVAEAVKQAGPTVVAAYPITPQTEIVEQIAEFVTSGQMPAKYIAVESEHSAMAACIGASITGIRTFTATSSHGLLYMHEMTNWAAGARLPIVMANVNRSLGPGWNIWAEHTDALQERDTGGLQVYVSTVQEAYDATLMAFRIAEHNNVLLPVMINLDGFLLSHIMQPVDTVELGDFIPAIHLPHAIDPKHPAGYGTLTGPDQQFKFRWEIERSMRDSVKVIEETEKEFAKRFGRKYGFTEDYRCDDAEVIIIALGTLGKEAEVAVDLLRNEGIKAGSMRIRWLRPFPKLNLKGKEVVVIDRDYSFGFGGIVANEIKAKTGASLYSVIAGIGGQEVTYDDIAGFVRTRRMGEEFWFGVNAHV; encoded by the coding sequence ATGAAGAAGATCGCCACCGGCAACAAGGCAGTGGCTGAAGCCGTAAAGCAGGCCGGACCCACGGTTGTCGCCGCGTACCCCATCACCCCGCAGACCGAGATCGTGGAGCAGATCGCAGAGTTCGTGACCAGCGGCCAGATGCCGGCCAAGTACATCGCGGTCGAGAGCGAGCATTCTGCAATGGCAGCCTGTATTGGTGCGAGCATCACCGGCATTCGCACGTTCACCGCCACCAGCTCGCACGGCCTGCTCTACATGCACGAGATGACCAACTGGGCAGCAGGCGCACGCCTCCCCATCGTGATGGCGAACGTGAACCGCTCGCTGGGACCCGGGTGGAACATCTGGGCAGAGCACACCGATGCCCTGCAGGAACGCGACACCGGCGGGCTCCAGGTCTACGTGAGCACGGTGCAGGAAGCCTACGATGCAACGCTCATGGCATTCCGGATCGCCGAGCACAACAATGTGCTCCTGCCGGTGATGATTAACCTTGACGGATTTTTGCTCTCCCACATCATGCAGCCGGTCGATACCGTTGAGTTAGGGGATTTCATACCAGCGATACACCTCCCCCATGCCATCGATCCCAAACACCCTGCCGGCTACGGCACGCTGACCGGCCCTGACCAGCAGTTCAAATTCCGGTGGGAGATCGAGCGCTCGATGCGGGATTCGGTTAAGGTCATCGAAGAAACCGAGAAGGAGTTTGCCAAGCGCTTTGGCCGGAAATACGGCTTTACCGAAGACTACCGGTGCGATGATGCAGAGGTGATCATCATTGCGCTGGGTACGCTGGGCAAGGAAGCGGAAGTAGCCGTTGACCTGCTCCGGAACGAAGGCATAAAGGCCGGTTCGATGCGCATCCGCTGGCTCCGGCCGTTCCCGAAACTCAACCTGAAAGGAAAAGAAGTGGTGGTTATCGACCGCGATTATTCGTTTGGTTTTGGCGGTATCGTAGCGAATGAGATCAAAGCGAAGACCGGCGCCAGCCTCTACAGCGTGATCGCCGGTATCGGGGGTCAGGAAGTGACCTACGATGATATCGCAGGATTCGTCCGGACCCGTCGTATGGGTGAAGAGTTCTGGTTCGGGGTGAACGCCCATGTTTGA
- a CDS encoding 4Fe-4S binding protein gives MSSSRERLAISRPKEGAAGQTGTWRVFKPVVDREKCNACGMCAMYCPDGVIDEDLNVDLRFCKGCGICANECPKKAIGMVREEK, from the coding sequence ATGAGTTCTTCACGTGAGCGCCTTGCAATAAGCCGCCCGAAAGAGGGGGCAGCCGGGCAGACGGGAACATGGCGGGTGTTCAAACCCGTGGTTGACCGGGAGAAATGCAATGCCTGCGGGATGTGCGCCATGTACTGCCCGGACGGAGTGATCGATGAGGATCTCAATGTCGATCTCCGGTTCTGCAAGGGCTGCGGTATCTGCGCCAACGAATGCCCGAAGAAGGCGATCGGGATGGTGCGGGAAGAGAAGTAA
- a CDS encoding 2-oxoacid:acceptor oxidoreductase family protein has protein sequence MFEIRIHSRGGQGGVTAARLLAMAALHDGKYATACPFYGAERRGAPIVSFVRIDDKPIKVYSQIRQPDMVVVLDESVMDVVDVLHGLKKGGRVFLNSANKKVFEGFECHNVDVTGIALRENLVVAGSPILNTPVLGALAKMGIITADSAKKAIREMFSDERNVKAAEAAYKEMNA, from the coding sequence ATGTTTGAGATCCGCATCCACTCCCGGGGCGGACAAGGCGGCGTAACGGCAGCCCGGCTCCTTGCAATGGCCGCACTCCACGACGGCAAGTACGCGACCGCGTGCCCGTTCTACGGTGCCGAACGCCGGGGCGCACCAATCGTCTCGTTCGTCCGCATCGATGACAAACCCATCAAAGTCTACAGCCAGATCCGGCAGCCGGACATGGTGGTCGTGCTCGATGAGAGCGTGATGGACGTGGTCGATGTGCTGCACGGCCTGAAAAAAGGCGGCCGTGTGTTCCTCAACAGCGCAAATAAAAAAGTTTTTGAAGGATTTGAGTGCCATAACGTTGACGTGACCGGCATTGCACTGCGCGAGAACCTTGTGGTTGCCGGCAGCCCGATCCTCAACACGCCGGTGCTTGGGGCGCTTGCAAAGATGGGGATCATTACCGCAGACTCCGCGAAAAAGGCAATCCGCGAGATGTTTTCCGATGAACGCAATGTCAAAGCTGCCGAAGCGGCATATAAGGAGATGAACGCATGA